The Salminus brasiliensis chromosome 3, fSalBra1.hap2, whole genome shotgun sequence genome contains a region encoding:
- the chtopa gene encoding chromatin target of PRMT1a: MTSPSSQKVVLKSTTKVSLNERFTNMMKNKQPTAVSIRATMQQQHMASARNRRLAQQMENRPSVQAALQHKQSLKQRLGKSNIQARLGRPIGSLMRGGAGGRGFAMGGMRGATRGLRGRGRGGIMRGALSLRGVGQLKGRGGPGRIGLRRGMRQRGGGTGRGALQIGRGAGRGAAGPRGRGGLRGRGGFIGRGRGRGRGRGAGRPAVTREQLDNQLDAYMSKTKGHLDAELDAYMAQADPESME, encoded by the exons ATGACTTCTCCCTCTTCACAAAAAGTTGTGCTGAAAAGCACCACCAAGGTGTCCCTGAATGAGCG CTTTACAAACATGATGAAGAACAAGCAGCCGACCGCCGTCAGCATCCGGGCTAcgatgcagcagcagcacatgGCCAGCGCGCGCAACCGACGGCTCGCCCAGCAGATGGAGAACAGGCCCTCCGTGCAGGCCGCCCTGCAGCACAAACAG AGTCTGAAGCAGCGACTGGGGAAGAGCAACATTCAGGCCCGGCTGGGTCGACCCATCGGCTCGTTGATGCGGGGCGGAGCTGGAGGCCGTGGCTTTGCCATGGGAGGAATGCGTGGAGCCACACGAGGCCTGAGGGGACGAGGAAGAGGTGGCATTATGAGAGGAGCGCTGTCTCTCCGAG GTGTGGGCCAGCTGAAGGGCCGAGGTGGTCCCGGGCGCATTGGGCTTCGCAGAGGCATGCGCCAACGTGGAGGAGGCACAGGTAGAGGAGCTCTACAGATTGGCAGAGGAGCTGGGCGTGGAGCAGCTGGACCTAGAG GACGTGGTGGTCTGCGGGGCCGCGGGGGTTTCATTGGAAGGGGCCGTGGGCGGGGCCGAGGAAGAGGAGCCGGCCGTCCTGCCGTAACGAGAGAGCAACTGGACAATCAGCTGGACGCCTACATGTCCAAGACCAAGGGCCATCTGGATGCGGAGCTGGATGCATATATGGCTCAAGCAGACCCTGAAAGCATGGAGTGA